A window of the Arenibacter algicola genome harbors these coding sequences:
- a CDS encoding serine hydrolase: MGRRIFFFIIAITTLFFSCAKHIEEPDLLKMALSSDNSKIRKVMDSLAQHELQIRYTQIDRIKDSIIFTDYNFQVNDSNYFYPASTVKILTAVLAIEKLNEMDSLDLYTQFYVEGDSLETTFANEISKVFAVSDNDANNRLLEFLGQDRINQSLKDKDIAPVRISHRLSTENAFEVTTRPLIIYLNDTTTAWLKPSVNKPPAPLALKRVKKGTAYYEDNTLINEPFDFSLKNYFPISAQNEVLKRIVFPEQFPKNERFRLSPDQQSFLLKAMSDLPKNIGFDEMEYYDGYCKFFMYGDTRDTIPEYIKIYNKVGNAYGTITDCAYIIDHKNDVEFMLTATLIANNNGVFNDDSYEYKETGLPFLAQLGREIYNLEIVKKQRK, translated from the coding sequence ATGGGCAGAAGAATCTTTTTTTTCATTATCGCCATAACCACCCTATTTTTTTCATGCGCCAAACATATTGAAGAGCCTGATTTATTGAAAATGGCCCTAAGCTCCGACAACTCCAAAATACGGAAAGTCATGGATAGCTTGGCCCAACATGAGCTACAAATAAGGTATACCCAAATCGACAGGATAAAAGACAGCATAATTTTTACGGACTACAACTTTCAGGTCAACGATAGCAACTACTTCTACCCAGCCAGCACGGTTAAAATACTAACTGCCGTTCTTGCCATAGAAAAATTGAACGAAATGGATTCCTTGGACCTATACACCCAATTTTATGTAGAAGGTGATTCTTTGGAAACAACATTTGCCAACGAAATCTCCAAGGTTTTCGCGGTAAGTGACAATGATGCCAATAATCGACTTCTGGAATTTTTAGGGCAAGACCGAATAAACCAAAGTTTGAAGGACAAGGACATAGCACCCGTACGAATCTCCCATCGACTTTCAACGGAAAATGCTTTTGAGGTCACTACAAGGCCACTTATTATTTACTTAAACGACACTACTACGGCCTGGCTAAAACCAAGTGTGAACAAACCCCCAGCACCCTTGGCTCTGAAAAGGGTAAAAAAAGGAACGGCCTATTATGAGGACAACACTCTAATTAATGAACCATTCGATTTTAGCTTAAAAAATTATTTTCCCATCAGCGCCCAGAACGAGGTCCTAAAAAGAATAGTTTTCCCGGAACAGTTTCCAAAAAATGAACGATTCCGTCTTAGTCCGGACCAACAAAGTTTTCTTTTGAAGGCCATGAGTGACCTTCCCAAAAACATAGGGTTCGATGAAATGGAGTATTACGATGGTTATTGTAAGTTTTTTATGTACGGAGATACCAGGGATACCATTCCAGAATATATCAAAATATACAATAAGGTGGGCAATGCCTATGGCACAATTACGGATTGTGCCTACATTATAGACCATAAAAATGATGTGGAATTTATGCTTACCGCAACGCTTATAGCCAATAATAATGGGGTTTTCAACGATGACAGCTATGAGTACAAAGAAACTGGACTTCCCTTTTTAGCGCAATTGGGAAGAGAGATCTACAATCTGGAAATAGTAAAAAAACAAAGGAAATGA
- a CDS encoding SRPBCC family protein — MTALSFDSFTKKIYIKTNMEKIYWAWCTTEGITSWFLSKATYITPDGQSKASKEMIAEGDTYIWEWHNWDGQEKGTITKANGKNSFEITFANVCKVAVSFKECGDDVLLILKQYDIPTDDSSKLNIHYGCSNGWTFWLANLKAFLEHGILLNETKNDLRNLPLAGFEFVNI, encoded by the coding sequence ATGACAGCATTAAGTTTTGATAGCTTTACCAAAAAAATATACATCAAAACCAATATGGAAAAAATTTATTGGGCCTGGTGTACGACTGAAGGAATTACTTCTTGGTTTTTAAGTAAAGCCACTTATATAACACCTGACGGGCAATCCAAGGCATCAAAGGAAATGATTGCCGAAGGGGATACCTACATATGGGAATGGCACAATTGGGACGGTCAGGAAAAAGGAACCATAACCAAGGCGAACGGGAAGAATTCTTTTGAAATCACCTTTGCCAATGTTTGTAAGGTTGCAGTTTCATTTAAGGAATGTGGCGATGACGTGCTATTAATTTTAAAACAATACGATATACCTACGGACGACAGCAGCAAATTAAACATACATTATGGTTGCAGTAATGGATGGACCTTCTGGTTGGCAAATCTCAAGGCCTTTTTGGAACATGGGATTTTATTGAACGAAACAAAAAATGACCTGCGAAACCTACCTCTAGCAGGATTTGAGTTTGTTAATATTTAA
- a CDS encoding sugar phosphate isomerase/epimerase family protein has translation MNRRSFIAGAATASVATISLANTLPMENPKKEKRYQDGQSPWPICLDTATIRPAKGLEKKVEIAIEAGYDAIEPWDSDLAEYEKSGGDLKKLGAKIKEAGLFVPSMIGLWGCIPRNEEEFQNSLPATKNRMRMASEIGCTYVQAIPNQVGENYDVAFVASCYRRLLEIGIKEYNVIPALVFVKMFPLKTMGQATAVALDANHPKAKIIPDVYHMYISEGGFEGLRLLNGDIFAIFQFNDAPKGMEIGDMEDKHRVFPGDGILPLPQILKDLKGTGFNGCISLELYNPEYHSRDLLEVAKTGLQKTLKVIKEAGV, from the coding sequence ATGAATCGCAGATCCTTTATTGCAGGTGCAGCCACAGCTAGTGTTGCAACAATCTCATTGGCCAACACCTTGCCGATGGAAAATCCAAAGAAAGAAAAAAGATATCAAGACGGACAAAGTCCTTGGCCAATCTGTTTGGATACGGCGACCATAAGGCCTGCAAAGGGCTTGGAAAAAAAGGTAGAGATTGCCATAGAGGCAGGTTATGATGCCATTGAGCCTTGGGACAGCGATTTGGCAGAATACGAGAAAAGCGGTGGCGATCTGAAGAAATTAGGTGCTAAAATAAAGGAAGCCGGATTGTTTGTGCCAAGTATGATAGGGCTATGGGGTTGCATTCCCAGAAATGAGGAAGAATTTCAAAATTCCTTGCCAGCCACCAAAAATAGAATGAGGATGGCATCGGAAATAGGTTGTACCTATGTACAGGCCATACCCAATCAAGTTGGGGAAAATTACGATGTGGCCTTTGTTGCTTCATGCTACCGAAGATTATTGGAAATTGGTATTAAAGAGTATAATGTAATTCCTGCACTGGTGTTTGTCAAGATGTTCCCGCTCAAGACTATGGGCCAGGCAACAGCTGTGGCCTTGGATGCCAATCACCCTAAAGCCAAGATAATACCGGATGTATATCATATGTATATTTCGGAAGGAGGTTTTGAGGGTTTAAGACTTTTGAACGGCGATATCTTTGCTATTTTTCAATTCAACGATGCGCCCAAAGGCATGGAAATAGGGGATATGGAGGACAAGCATAGGGTTTTTCCCGGTGACGGAATTTTGCCGCTGCCACAGATTCTAAAAGACCTTAAAGGCACAGGTTTCAACGGCTGTATTTCCTTGGAATTGTACAATCCGGAGTACCACAGTAGGGATTTGCTGGAGGTAGCCAAGACCGGATTGCAAAAGACCCTGAAGGTAATTAAAGAGGCGGGAGTTTAG
- the rimO gene encoding 30S ribosomal protein S12 methylthiotransferase RimO: protein MRTKSLKKNRINVVTLGCSKNVYDSEVLMGQLRANNKEVVHEEEGNVVVINTCGFIANAKEESVNTILEYVQKKEAGDVDKVFVTGCLSERYKPDLQKEIPNVDEYFGTSELPNLLKALGADYKHELIGERLTTTPKNYAYLKIAEGCDRPCSFCAIPIMRGKHKSTPIEDLVTEANKLAAKGVKELILIAQDLTYYGLDLYKKRNLAELLNELVKVDGIEWIRLHYAFPTGFPMDVLEVMKREPKVCNYLDIPLQHISDAILKSMRRGTTQAKTTKLLQDFRAAVPEMTIRTTLIVGYPGETEEDFQTLKSWVEDMRFERLGCFTYSHEENTHAYNLVDDVPEEVKQQRASEIMELQSQISWELNQEKVGKTLRCIIDRKEGKYFVGRSEFDSPDVDNEVLVDAAKHYLKVGEFVDLHIFEAADFDLYGEPIQG, encoded by the coding sequence ATGCGAACTAAATCACTTAAGAAGAATAGGATCAATGTAGTAACCTTGGGTTGTTCCAAGAATGTTTACGATTCGGAGGTTTTGATGGGTCAGTTAAGGGCCAACAACAAGGAAGTCGTGCATGAGGAGGAAGGGAATGTTGTAGTGATAAATACTTGCGGTTTTATCGCCAATGCCAAGGAAGAGAGTGTCAATACCATTTTGGAATACGTTCAGAAAAAGGAGGCAGGGGATGTGGACAAGGTATTTGTTACAGGTTGCTTAAGTGAGAGATATAAGCCAGACCTACAGAAAGAGATCCCCAATGTGGATGAGTATTTCGGTACCAGTGAATTGCCTAATTTATTAAAGGCCCTAGGTGCCGATTATAAGCACGAACTTATTGGGGAGCGGTTAACAACCACTCCAAAAAATTACGCGTATCTAAAAATTGCTGAGGGTTGTGATAGACCTTGTTCTTTTTGTGCCATACCTATCATGCGCGGTAAACATAAGAGTACTCCTATAGAGGATTTGGTGACCGAAGCCAATAAATTGGCAGCCAAAGGCGTCAAAGAATTGATCCTTATAGCCCAAGATCTTACCTATTATGGATTGGATCTTTATAAGAAAAGGAATTTGGCAGAGTTGCTGAACGAATTGGTGAAGGTAGACGGCATTGAATGGATACGATTGCATTATGCTTTCCCCACCGGATTTCCGATGGATGTCCTGGAAGTGATGAAACGTGAGCCTAAAGTGTGTAATTACTTGGATATTCCCTTGCAGCACATTTCGGATGCCATTCTAAAAAGCATGCGGAGGGGAACAACCCAGGCCAAAACAACAAAACTGTTGCAGGACTTTAGGGCTGCGGTCCCCGAAATGACCATTAGGACCACATTGATTGTTGGATATCCCGGGGAGACGGAGGAAGATTTTCAAACATTGAAAAGTTGGGTGGAGGATATGCGTTTTGAAAGATTGGGATGTTTTACCTATAGTCATGAAGAAAATACGCACGCCTATAATTTGGTAGACGATGTTCCCGAGGAGGTAAAGCAGCAAAGGGCTTCGGAGATCATGGAACTTCAGTCACAGATTTCCTGGGAATTGAACCAAGAAAAAGTGGGTAAAACTTTGCGCTGTATTATAGATCGTAAGGAAGGTAAGTATTTTGTAGGTCGATCAGAGTTCGATTCTCCCGATGTGGATAATGAAGTCTTGGTGGATGCAGCAAAGCATTATCTAAAAGTAGGGGAATTTGTTGATCTTCATATTTTTGAAGCTGCGGATTTTGATCTTTATGGGGAGCCTATTCAAGGTTAA
- a CDS encoding serine hydrolase domain-containing protein: MKTQFLISGLFLFCCIMGCSKGNDDQVPIPPEETLYFPPLNSEEWKTMSIEELEWNSSAEQPLYDFLETNKTEAFILLKNGKIVLEKYFGSFNATKNHSWNSAAKTLTAFTVGIAQKEGFLSIDNSSSDYMGTAWSSLSPEQEAQITVRNHLTMTTGLDFTGENSFCTDVECLIYKDEPNSFWYYHNAAYTLLDNIISGAVGKEYKEYFNEKIRDKIGMQGSWIKTGYLNLYFSNARSMARFGLLNLNKGIWDETPILNDPSYFTDMTTTSQELNKSYGYLWWLNGKSSFRIPGSEELFPGKLIPNAPDDLIAGLGAFDQKLYVVPSKGLVIIRMGDSANEDELGPTSFDNDLWEKINDLIN; the protein is encoded by the coding sequence ATGAAAACCCAATTTCTTATTTCTGGTTTATTCCTTTTTTGTTGTATAATGGGATGCTCCAAAGGGAATGATGATCAAGTACCAATTCCACCTGAGGAAACCCTGTATTTTCCACCATTGAATTCAGAAGAATGGAAAACTATGTCTATTGAGGAGCTAGAGTGGAACTCAAGTGCCGAGCAACCACTTTATGACTTTCTGGAAACAAATAAAACGGAGGCTTTTATCCTTTTAAAGAATGGAAAAATTGTTTTGGAAAAATATTTTGGCAGTTTCAACGCCACAAAAAATCATTCTTGGAACTCGGCTGCCAAAACTTTGACCGCCTTTACCGTAGGAATTGCCCAAAAGGAAGGATTTCTATCCATAGACAATTCCTCGTCCGACTATATGGGAACAGCTTGGTCCTCCCTTAGCCCGGAACAAGAAGCTCAGATTACCGTAAGAAATCATCTTACCATGACAACGGGCCTGGATTTCACTGGTGAAAATAGTTTTTGCACCGATGTGGAATGTTTGATATATAAAGACGAGCCCAATAGCTTTTGGTACTATCATAATGCGGCCTATACCTTATTGGACAATATTATAAGCGGTGCCGTTGGTAAAGAATATAAAGAATACTTTAATGAAAAGATACGTGACAAAATTGGGATGCAGGGATCTTGGATAAAAACAGGGTATCTTAATCTTTATTTTAGCAATGCCCGAAGTATGGCCCGGTTTGGACTGTTGAACCTCAACAAAGGCATATGGGACGAGACCCCTATTCTGAACGACCCCAGCTATTTTACCGACATGACGACGACTTCCCAAGAACTAAACAAGTCCTACGGTTATCTCTGGTGGCTAAATGGAAAAAGTAGTTTTAGAATACCTGGTTCCGAAGAACTGTTCCCCGGCAAACTAATACCCAATGCCCCGGACGACCTAATAGCCGGACTCGGTGCATTTGACCAAAAACTATATGTGGTACCAAGTAAAGGATTGGTAATTATACGCATGGGCGATTCCGCAAATGAAGATGAATTGGGACCAACTAGCTTTGACAACGATTTGTGGGAAAAAATAAATGACTTAATCAACTAA
- a CDS encoding alpha/beta hydrolase, whose product MKIIRRLFKAVFFLLLLLLIVYFLGPKVDKPLLTMELPAMETDLNKLQNSISEKERSNIKIKANNESQILWYDSIPRITEYSILYLHGWSASHEEGAPLHRELGQRYGANVYLPRLKGHGLQEEQPMLQLTATDYFESAKEALAIAKQIGKKVIVMGTSTGGTLALYLAQGDEDIAGLLLYSPNVKIYDPTAVILSGPWGLEIAKTIMDSDFYESEADSLKQSYWTTKYRVEALTQLQALLDVTMKPEVFQQIEQPTFLGYYYKNKEEQDKVVSVPALLEMFDQLGVKSNLKRKVAFPEVGNHVMTSYITSKDLESVKKETIGFLEEVVHLRPVN is encoded by the coding sequence ATGAAGATAATCCGTCGATTATTTAAAGCTGTATTTTTTTTACTGCTCCTATTGCTTATTGTTTATTTTTTGGGCCCCAAAGTAGATAAGCCCCTTTTGACCATGGAGCTTCCGGCTATGGAAACCGATTTGAATAAACTTCAAAATAGTATTTCCGAAAAGGAAAGGTCAAATATCAAAATCAAGGCCAATAACGAATCTCAAATTCTTTGGTACGATTCTATCCCTCGCATAACCGAATATTCTATTCTTTATCTTCACGGTTGGTCCGCCAGTCATGAGGAAGGTGCACCACTGCACAGGGAACTGGGGCAAAGATATGGTGCCAATGTGTACTTGCCCCGTCTGAAAGGTCACGGTTTACAGGAAGAACAGCCAATGCTCCAATTAACCGCAACCGACTATTTTGAATCGGCCAAAGAAGCTTTGGCAATAGCAAAACAGATTGGAAAAAAGGTTATTGTAATGGGTACTTCCACAGGAGGTACCTTAGCTCTTTATTTGGCCCAAGGCGATGAGGATATTGCAGGCCTACTTTTGTATTCCCCTAATGTAAAAATCTACGACCCCACTGCAGTAATATTGTCGGGTCCATGGGGATTGGAGATTGCCAAGACCATTATGGATAGCGATTTTTACGAATCTGAAGCGGATTCCTTAAAACAAAGTTATTGGACTACAAAATATAGGGTAGAGGCATTGACGCAGCTGCAGGCCTTGTTGGATGTAACAATGAAACCGGAAGTCTTTCAGCAAATAGAGCAACCCACCTTTTTAGGATATTACTATAAAAATAAGGAAGAACAGGATAAGGTGGTCTCGGTTCCTGCCCTGTTGGAAATGTTCGATCAACTGGGTGTAAAGAGCAACTTAAAACGTAAAGTTGCATTTCCTGAAGTAGGCAACCATGTAATGACCTCCTATATTACTTCAAAGGATTTGGAATCTGTTAAAAAGGAAACCATAGGGTTCTTGGAAGAAGTGGTTCATCTTCGACCTGTGAATTAG
- the ftsY gene encoding signal recognition particle-docking protein FtsY, translated as MSLFKKIFSTQKKESLDKGLEKTKTNFLSKLSKAVVGKSKVDDDVLDNLEEILVSSDVGVNTTLKIIDRIEARVSKDKYLGVDELNAILREEIAGLLSETNFGSETEFTVPLVRKPYVIMVVGVNGVGKTTTIGKLAYQFKKQGLKVVLGAADTFRAAAIDQLQVWADRVDVPIVKQSMGSDPASVAFDTLSSALKQNADVVIIDTAGRLHNKVNLMNELTKVKRVMQKVVEGTPDEVLLVLDGSTGQNAFEQAKQFTKATEVTSLAVTKLDGTAKGGVVIGISDQFQIPVKYIGVGEGMDDLQVFNKIEFVDSFFSGKE; from the coding sequence ATGAGTTTATTTAAGAAAATATTTTCCACGCAAAAAAAGGAATCTTTGGACAAGGGTCTGGAAAAGACCAAGACCAATTTTTTATCCAAACTTAGTAAGGCGGTAGTTGGAAAATCTAAGGTAGATGATGATGTTTTGGATAATTTGGAGGAAATATTGGTTTCCTCGGATGTGGGTGTAAATACCACCTTAAAGATTATAGACCGGATAGAGGCCCGTGTATCCAAGGATAAGTACTTGGGGGTAGACGAACTTAATGCAATATTGAGGGAGGAAATTGCAGGATTGCTTTCCGAAACCAATTTTGGCAGTGAAACCGAATTTACGGTACCATTGGTGAGAAAACCTTACGTTATCATGGTGGTCGGGGTGAACGGTGTAGGTAAGACAACCACAATTGGTAAATTGGCATATCAATTTAAAAAACAAGGTTTAAAGGTAGTGCTCGGAGCGGCCGATACCTTTAGGGCAGCTGCAATAGACCAGCTTCAAGTATGGGCAGATCGGGTAGACGTGCCTATAGTAAAACAAAGTATGGGGAGTGATCCGGCCTCAGTGGCCTTTGATACCCTCAGTTCGGCCCTGAAGCAGAATGCTGATGTGGTAATTATCGACACTGCCGGAAGACTGCACAATAAGGTTAATTTGATGAACGAATTGACCAAGGTTAAGCGGGTTATGCAAAAGGTGGTAGAGGGTACTCCGGATGAAGTTCTCCTGGTTTTGGATGGTTCTACAGGCCAGAATGCCTTTGAGCAGGCAAAACAGTTTACCAAAGCTACAGAAGTAACCTCCTTGGCAGTTACAAAATTGGATGGCACTGCTAAAGGTGGTGTTGTTATTGGTATTTCAGATCAATTCCAGATTCCTGTAAAGTATATAGGTGTAGGGGAAGGAATGGACGATTTGCAAGTCTTTAATAAGATTGAATTTGTGGATTCATTTTTTAGTGGAAAAGAATGA
- a CDS encoding DUF4295 domain-containing protein has translation MAKKTVASLQTSSKRLTKAIKMVKSPKTGAYTFMESVMSPEMVNDWLKKN, from the coding sequence ATGGCAAAGAAAACGGTAGCGAGTTTACAAACAAGTTCAAAAAGATTGACCAAGGCCATTAAAATGGTAAAGTCTCCTAAAACAGGGGCTTACACTTTTATGGAGTCTGTAATGAGCCCAGAAATGGTAAACGACTGGTTGAAAAAAAATTAA
- the rpmG gene encoding 50S ribosomal protein L33, producing the protein MAKKGNRIQVILECTEHKESGMPGTSRYITTKNKKNTPDRMEIKKFNPILKRMTVHKEIK; encoded by the coding sequence ATGGCAAAGAAAGGTAACAGAATTCAGGTTATTTTGGAATGTACAGAGCATAAGGAATCTGGCATGCCAGGTACTTCAAGGTACATAACCACTAAGAACAAAAAGAACACTCCAGATAGGATGGAAATTAAAAAATTCAATCCTATTCTAAAGAGAATGACAGTTCATAAAGAAATTAAATAA
- the rpmB gene encoding 50S ribosomal protein L28, translated as MSKVCDVTGKRAMFGNNVSFSINKTRRRFDVNLSKKRFYIPEEDRWVTLKVSAKALKSINKKGISVVLKEAKEKGLIK; from the coding sequence ATGTCAAAAGTTTGTGATGTTACTGGAAAGAGAGCCATGTTTGGGAACAATGTGTCCTTCTCGATTAATAAAACCAGAAGAAGATTTGATGTAAATCTTTCTAAAAAGCGTTTCTATATTCCAGAAGAAGATCGTTGGGTAACCTTAAAGGTTTCCGCTAAGGCTCTAAAGAGTATTAATAAAAAAGGAATTTCCGTTGTTTTAAAGGAAGCAAAGGAAAAAGGGTTAATTAAATAA
- a CDS encoding competence/damage-inducible protein A, translated as MFAEIITIGDEILIGQIIDTNSAFIAQELNKIGVSVYQISSVQDERLHILEALQEAEARADVIIMTGGLGPTKDDITKHTLCEYFNDTLVENKEVLAHVEAIFKKHLGIPLLEVNKNQALVPSKADVLHNEYGTAPGMWIKREGKVFVSLPGVPFEMKNLINTKVLPRIIQEFKRPYIVHKTIITYGIGESSLADRISSVEDNLPGMVKLAYLPSLGSVRLRLSAKGNDSEQLNALVDIEAEKIRNLLGDLVLGEAGDEPVESVIAQLLTKKGMTLGTAESCTGGKIAEQITSIPGASAYFKGSIVSYATETKIEVLKVSKTIIDEFSVVSAEVAVEMATNLRKILKTDFAIATTGNAGPTKGDSDAEVGTVFIAIVSPKATVVEKYRMGSQRERIVQKSVNKAFEMLQKEILKF; from the coding sequence ATGTTTGCCGAAATCATAACTATTGGCGATGAGATTCTCATTGGTCAAATTATAGATACAAATTCTGCCTTCATTGCCCAAGAACTAAATAAGATTGGGGTTTCCGTGTACCAGATATCTTCGGTACAGGATGAAAGGCTGCATATTCTGGAAGCTCTGCAGGAAGCGGAGGCCAGGGCGGACGTTATTATAATGACGGGTGGACTGGGACCAACCAAAGATGATATCACCAAACATACGCTATGCGAGTATTTCAATGATACTTTGGTGGAAAACAAGGAAGTCTTGGCCCATGTAGAGGCTATCTTTAAAAAACATCTTGGAATACCTTTGTTAGAGGTCAATAAAAATCAGGCTTTGGTACCGTCCAAAGCAGATGTGCTCCATAATGAATATGGTACTGCACCTGGGATGTGGATAAAAAGAGAAGGAAAGGTATTTGTTTCATTACCTGGTGTGCCTTTCGAGATGAAGAATCTAATAAATACCAAGGTACTTCCAAGAATTATACAAGAGTTTAAGCGTCCATATATTGTACATAAGACCATCATTACCTATGGTATAGGCGAAAGTTCACTGGCGGATAGGATATCCTCTGTAGAGGACAACCTTCCCGGTATGGTGAAATTGGCCTATCTGCCTAGTCTTGGCTCCGTTAGGCTAAGGCTTTCGGCAAAAGGAAACGACAGTGAGCAGTTAAATGCCTTGGTCGATATAGAAGCTGAAAAAATTAGAAATCTCTTGGGCGACCTTGTCCTTGGTGAGGCAGGGGATGAGCCTGTAGAATCTGTAATTGCCCAATTATTGACCAAAAAGGGAATGACCTTGGGTACGGCCGAGAGTTGTACAGGTGGTAAGATAGCCGAACAGATAACTAGTATACCGGGTGCATCGGCTTATTTTAAGGGGAGTATAGTGAGTTATGCTACCGAAACCAAAATAGAGGTGCTTAAAGTGTCGAAGACGATAATTGATGAGTTTTCTGTAGTTAGTGCGGAGGTTGCCGTTGAAATGGCCACCAATTTGCGAAAAATATTAAAGACGGATTTTGCCATAGCCACCACAGGTAACGCAGGTCCTACAAAAGGTGACTCGGATGCAGAGGTGGGGACCGTGTTTATAGCCATCGTTTCCCCTAAAGCTACGGTGGTAGAAAAATATCGTATGGGAAGTCAGCGCGAAAGAATTGTGCAAAAGTCTGTAAATAAGGCTTTTGAAATGCTTCAAAAAGAAATTTTAAAATTCTGA
- a CDS encoding Hpt domain-containing protein — protein sequence MIYSLDKINEMADGDDEFIKSVVAVFLEEVPQDLDELEKALGVKNYDSVYKLAHKIKPNVDLLGMEQTRAIALQIETLGKKEENTEEIERLVPLLKKDVDQVVSELKNDFKI from the coding sequence ATGATTTACAGTCTGGACAAGATAAATGAAATGGCAGATGGTGATGATGAATTCATTAAATCTGTCGTTGCCGTTTTTTTGGAAGAAGTTCCCCAGGATTTGGATGAACTTGAGAAAGCCTTAGGGGTTAAAAATTATGATAGTGTATATAAATTGGCGCATAAAATTAAACCTAATGTAGACTTGCTGGGCATGGAGCAAACCCGCGCAATAGCACTTCAGATAGAAACTTTGGGAAAAAAGGAAGAAAACACGGAAGAAATCGAGCGATTGGTGCCATTACTTAAAAAGGACGTCGATCAAGTGGTTTCAGAATTGAAAAATGATTTTAAGATTTAA
- a CDS encoding fumarylacetoacetate hydrolase family protein, which translates to MKIICIGRNYVDHIKELNNERPTDPVLFIKPDSAVLPKEQDFYIPEFSKDLHYEVEVLVKIKKVGKHIDPQFSHTYYDEIGLGIDFTARDLQSQLKEKGLPWEKAKGFDGSAVIGKWLPKSRFNDVNDLNFQLKKNNEVVQQGNTSLMLWKIDEIISYVSRFFTLKKGDIIFTGTPAGVGRISANDYLSGTLENEQMFSLNIK; encoded by the coding sequence ATGAAGATTATTTGTATTGGTCGCAACTATGTGGATCACATAAAGGAATTGAATAACGAGAGGCCTACAGATCCGGTTTTGTTTATTAAGCCGGACTCCGCAGTTTTGCCAAAAGAACAGGATTTCTATATACCTGAGTTTTCCAAGGACCTACACTATGAAGTGGAAGTGTTGGTGAAAATAAAAAAAGTAGGTAAGCATATAGATCCCCAGTTTTCCCATACCTATTATGATGAAATTGGTTTGGGAATCGACTTTACGGCCAGGGATCTTCAATCCCAATTGAAGGAAAAAGGACTGCCTTGGGAAAAGGCCAAGGGTTTTGATGGGTCCGCGGTAATAGGCAAATGGTTGCCAAAATCCCGTTTTAATGATGTAAATGATTTAAACTTTCAACTTAAAAAGAACAATGAGGTTGTTCAGCAAGGGAATACGAGTTTAATGCTTTGGAAGATAGATGAAATAATTTCCTATGTATCCCGTTTTTTTACGTTGAAAAAAGGAGACATTATTTTTACAGGTACCCCAGCCGGTGTTGGTAGAATAAGTGCAAATGATTATCTTTCGGGTACTTTGGAGAATGAACAAATGTTCTCATTAAATATAAAATAG